Proteins from one Chitinophaga oryzae genomic window:
- a CDS encoding efflux RND transporter permease subunit has product MSLVSSALKKPVTVVVLTAGLLLFSLLAMFSIPIDIFPKLNLPTIYVIEPYGGMSPKQMEGFFATRLQDQFLYVNGVKNISTKNIQGLTLLKLTFYENTDMAEASAQVALQVNRAMKFFPPGALPPQVLRFDASSLPVGELVFSSPNKSLKEIYDLAATRIRPMFASVPGLSAPPPFGANSRSVVVNVDPQRLRAFNLSADQVVEAIAKNNVMTPSGNIRINNTMYVTTINSLEKEVTDFGEIPIVTNGNATVFVKDVARVADATDVTVDYALINGKRSVYIPVVKTADASTWDVVKTLKSKLPEMQSLLPDDVKVSYEFDQSVFVINAVKSLITEGLLGALLTGLMVLLFLRDLRSCLVVVITIPIAVLCAVLGLRLAGQTINLMTLSGLALAIGILVDQATVTIENIHQHLEMGKPVRRAIYDACEEIAFPLVLILLCILAVFAPSFIMTGVPRAMFLPLSLSIGFAMIASFFAAQSLVPVVANWWLKAEKFSHGHSHVGLALDNAEVKEVNEHLQQETSVPEARKEGFERFKGGFVRVLENAMKRSGLIVGVYVIGSLLLAGGCYWWIGKDLMPHVNAGQFQLRLRMPDGTRLERTEAGLHEVLNIIDSTVGGHVAISSAYVGLIPSSYGTSNLYIFNSGTHEAVLQVNLDEDYKTDIEKLKDQLRSNIMAKIPEMRLSFEPIDLTEKIMAQGASTPIELRVAGKDMKQIAGYAEGLVSRLKQISFLRDVQIAQPLHFPVISIEIDRLKLAQMGLNIYQVARSVTASTSSSRFTEKNQWLDEKVAYTYQVQVQVPEYSMTAINDLKEIPLVPGQPRPVLADVASFRTTEMPGEYDRAGPRRFVTVSANITGKDLGAATAAVQQVVREAGTPPKGLVVELKGASSLLVDTLESLERGLAMAVVVIFLLLAANYQSFKLSLVVLVTVPAVIAGALLALLMTGATLNLQSYMGMIMSTGVSVANAILIVTNAEKLRLSYNDAGKAAVVSAGIRLRPILMTSLAMIAGMIPMATGLGEAGDQTAPLGRAVIGGLIASTLAALLILPLVYARMQKKATLVSPSLMPEDL; this is encoded by the coding sequence ATGTCTTTAGTCTCTTCAGCCCTGAAAAAGCCGGTCACGGTAGTGGTGCTCACTGCCGGTCTGCTGCTGTTTTCATTACTGGCTATGTTCAGCATACCCATCGATATCTTTCCCAAACTAAACCTGCCGACCATTTACGTGATAGAGCCTTACGGCGGCATGTCGCCCAAACAGATGGAAGGCTTTTTCGCCACGCGTCTGCAGGACCAGTTCCTGTATGTGAACGGCGTAAAAAATATCTCCACCAAAAACATACAGGGGTTGACGTTGTTGAAACTCACTTTTTACGAAAATACCGATATGGCGGAAGCCTCTGCCCAGGTGGCTTTGCAGGTGAACAGGGCCATGAAGTTTTTCCCGCCGGGCGCGCTGCCGCCACAGGTGCTGCGCTTCGACGCATCGTCGCTGCCGGTAGGGGAACTGGTTTTCAGCAGCCCCAATAAATCGCTCAAAGAGATCTATGACCTGGCGGCCACCCGTATCCGGCCCATGTTTGCTTCGGTGCCCGGGCTGTCCGCACCACCGCCTTTTGGCGCCAATTCCCGTTCGGTCGTGGTGAATGTGGACCCGCAGCGCCTGCGCGCCTTCAACCTGTCGGCCGACCAGGTGGTGGAGGCGATCGCGAAAAACAACGTGATGACGCCGTCCGGCAACATCCGTATCAATAATACCATGTATGTCACAACCATTAACTCCCTCGAAAAAGAAGTGACCGATTTCGGGGAGATCCCGATTGTGACTAACGGCAACGCTACCGTATTTGTCAAAGACGTGGCCCGCGTGGCAGATGCTACAGACGTGACTGTGGACTATGCGCTGATCAACGGCAAACGGTCCGTATACATTCCTGTGGTAAAAACCGCAGACGCCTCCACCTGGGACGTAGTGAAAACGCTGAAGTCCAAACTTCCGGAGATGCAAAGCCTCCTGCCCGACGACGTAAAAGTCTCTTACGAATTTGATCAGTCGGTATTTGTGATCAATGCTGTGAAAAGCCTTATCACAGAAGGGTTGCTCGGCGCGCTGCTCACCGGTCTGATGGTGCTGCTGTTCCTGCGCGACCTGCGCAGCTGCCTGGTAGTGGTGATCACCATTCCGATCGCTGTGCTGTGTGCTGTGCTGGGGCTGCGACTGGCAGGGCAGACGATCAACCTGATGACGCTGAGCGGCCTGGCGCTGGCCATCGGTATCCTGGTGGACCAGGCCACCGTAACGATAGAGAACATACACCAGCACCTCGAAATGGGCAAACCTGTCAGGCGCGCTATTTACGATGCCTGCGAGGAGATAGCCTTTCCGCTGGTGCTGATCCTGTTGTGTATCCTTGCTGTTTTTGCACCGTCTTTTATTATGACCGGCGTGCCCAGGGCCATGTTCCTGCCGCTGTCATTGTCCATCGGTTTCGCGATGATCGCTTCTTTCTTTGCCGCACAATCGCTGGTGCCCGTGGTGGCCAACTGGTGGCTGAAAGCGGAGAAATTCAGCCATGGCCATAGCCATGTGGGACTGGCGCTCGATAATGCGGAGGTGAAGGAGGTCAATGAACATCTGCAGCAGGAGACCTCGGTGCCGGAGGCCAGGAAAGAAGGCTTCGAACGCTTCAAGGGTGGCTTTGTCCGCGTGCTGGAAAATGCCATGAAACGTTCCGGCCTGATCGTCGGAGTGTACGTCATAGGGTCGTTACTGCTGGCAGGCGGCTGCTATTGGTGGATAGGGAAGGACCTGATGCCGCATGTGAATGCGGGGCAGTTTCAGTTGCGCCTGCGCATGCCCGACGGCACCCGGCTGGAACGTACCGAGGCGGGCCTGCATGAGGTGCTGAATATCATTGACAGTACCGTCGGCGGCCATGTGGCCATCAGTTCCGCTTATGTAGGCCTGATCCCCAGCAGCTACGGTACCAGTAACCTCTACATTTTCAACAGCGGCACGCACGAAGCGGTGCTGCAGGTGAACCTCGACGAAGATTACAAAACAGATATAGAAAAACTGAAGGACCAGCTGCGGTCCAATATTATGGCGAAGATACCGGAGATGCGCCTGTCTTTTGAACCGATAGACCTCACGGAGAAGATCATGGCGCAGGGGGCTTCCACGCCGATAGAGCTGCGGGTGGCGGGTAAGGACATGAAGCAGATTGCGGGATATGCCGAAGGGCTGGTGTCGCGGTTGAAGCAGATTTCTTTTCTGCGCGACGTGCAGATTGCGCAGCCGCTGCATTTTCCGGTGATCAGTATTGAGATAGACCGGCTCAAGCTGGCGCAGATGGGGCTGAACATCTACCAGGTGGCGCGCTCGGTGACAGCTTCCACATCTTCCAGCCGTTTTACGGAAAAAAACCAGTGGCTGGATGAGAAGGTCGCCTATACCTACCAGGTGCAGGTGCAGGTGCCGGAATACAGCATGACGGCCATCAACGACCTGAAAGAGATCCCGCTGGTGCCTGGTCAGCCGCGGCCGGTGCTGGCCGATGTGGCATCTTTCCGGACCACGGAAATGCCGGGAGAATATGACCGCGCCGGTCCGCGTAGGTTCGTTACCGTTAGTGCCAATATCACCGGTAAAGATCTGGGCGCAGCTACCGCCGCAGTGCAGCAAGTGGTACGCGAAGCGGGTACGCCGCCCAAAGGACTGGTGGTGGAGCTGAAAGGAGCATCGAGCCTGCTGGTAGATACGCTGGAAAGCCTTGAACGCGGGCTGGCTATGGCGGTAGTCGTTATTTTCCTGCTGCTGGCGGCCAATTACCAGTCCTTCAAACTGTCGCTCGTGGTGCTGGTGACGGTGCCCGCGGTGATCGCCGGCGCGCTGCTGGCTTTACTGATGACAGGCGCTACGCTCAACCTGCAGTCTTATATGGGCATGATCATGTCTACCGGCGTATCGGTGGCTAACGCCATCCTGATTGTCACCAATGCGGAGAAGCTGCGGTTGTCTTACAACGATGCCGGTAAAGCGGCGGTGGTAAGCGCAGGCATCCGTTTACGGCCTATCCTGATGACTAGCCTCGCCATGATAGCCGGGATGATACCGATGGCTACCGGTCTCGGTGAAGCCGGCGATCAGACAGCGCCATTGGGCCGCGCCGTGATAGGAGGGCTCATCGCTTCCACATTGGCGGCCCTGTTGATATTGCCGCTGGTATACGCGCGAATGCAAAAGAAAGCGACGCTTGTATCTCCTTCTTTAATGCCTGAAGATCTTTAA
- a CDS encoding efflux RND transporter periplasmic adaptor subunit gives MKNMTANWMMLGLLAGLAACHSAAAPEYKATAHERQYQLAKVVQQPLSGSIRLPGTLEAFQKVSIYPRINGFVSRIMVDRGSRVKKGQVLLVLEAPEITQQFYAAQSKYIQAAAMYAASKDNYERTVATAAETPGTISAHDLELSKARMLGDSALMNSEQANFRARGVMRDYLTVTAPFDGVITERNIHPGALVGPDTKVGDKPMLMLEQEDKLRLVLQVPEIYSGQLMGQSVVDFNVNAMPGKVFKGAVSREAGTLNARYRSEAVEVDVQNTSRELKPGMYAEITMPVNGSASALVVPASAVVMSTERKYVIVVKDHRTQWVDVQEGNHHNDSTEVFGNLKAGDEVVVQATDEIREGIAIH, from the coding sequence ATGAAAAATATGACTGCTAATTGGATGATGTTGGGACTGCTGGCAGGGCTGGCAGCCTGTCATTCGGCGGCTGCACCCGAATATAAAGCGACGGCGCATGAGCGGCAGTATCAGTTGGCCAAAGTGGTACAACAACCGCTGTCAGGCAGTATCCGCCTGCCGGGCACACTGGAAGCGTTTCAAAAAGTGAGCATCTACCCGCGGATAAACGGTTTTGTAAGCCGTATAATGGTTGACCGTGGTTCCCGTGTAAAAAAAGGACAGGTGCTGCTGGTGCTGGAAGCACCGGAGATCACCCAACAGTTTTATGCGGCGCAGTCCAAATATATACAGGCGGCAGCCATGTATGCTGCCAGTAAAGACAACTATGAGCGGACGGTGGCGACCGCCGCCGAAACGCCGGGCACTATTTCGGCGCATGACCTCGAGCTGTCCAAAGCCCGTATGCTGGGCGATAGCGCACTGATGAACAGTGAACAGGCCAACTTCCGCGCCCGCGGAGTAATGCGGGACTATCTCACCGTAACGGCCCCTTTCGATGGCGTGATCACGGAACGTAATATTCATCCCGGCGCCCTGGTAGGGCCTGATACCAAAGTGGGAGACAAGCCCATGCTGATGCTGGAGCAGGAAGATAAACTGAGGCTGGTGCTGCAGGTACCGGAAATTTACAGCGGTCAGCTGATGGGGCAGTCAGTGGTAGACTTCAATGTTAACGCCATGCCGGGCAAGGTGTTCAAAGGCGCTGTGTCCCGTGAGGCAGGCACACTGAATGCCCGGTACCGCTCCGAAGCAGTGGAGGTAGACGTGCAGAATACGTCCCGTGAACTGAAGCCGGGTATGTATGCGGAGATTACGATGCCGGTCAACGGCTCCGCATCGGCGCTGGTGGTCCCCGCATCTGCGGTGGTAATGTCTACGGAAAGAAAATATGTCATCGTCGTGAAAGATCACCGCACGCAGTGGGTAGATGTACAGGAAGGGAATCATCATAACGATTCTACAGAAGTATTCGGTAATCTGAAGGCGGGGGATGAAGTAGTGGTACAGGCAACCGATGAAATCAGGGAGGGTATTGCCATTCACTGA
- a CDS encoding MarC family protein — protein sequence MMSLFDNYFAFATTVFMGLLAIVNPISAIPVFMELTSYMDKKAKRNIATKSVLVAFCIILVFSVAGKLIFHVFGITLAALRVTGGILVFVIGYEMVRSKEESAQAQKLGDQPVKADQGISVAITPLAMPLLAGPGAITTSMSYSAAKDLTHLAIVMGVYAIICYITYLLFIAGERIVRVIGTNVMMVVTKMMGLILAVIGVQMLALGIKELFNL from the coding sequence ATGATGTCTCTGTTCGATAACTACTTTGCATTTGCCACCACCGTGTTCATGGGATTGCTGGCGATCGTGAACCCCATTTCCGCGATACCGGTTTTCATGGAGCTGACTTCCTACATGGACAAAAAAGCCAAACGCAACATCGCCACCAAATCGGTGCTGGTAGCCTTTTGTATTATTCTTGTCTTCAGTGTGGCCGGCAAACTGATCTTCCACGTATTCGGCATTACGCTGGCGGCGCTGCGGGTTACCGGCGGCATACTGGTATTTGTTATCGGTTATGAAATGGTCAGAAGCAAGGAAGAAAGCGCACAGGCGCAGAAACTGGGCGATCAGCCGGTGAAGGCGGACCAGGGCATCAGCGTGGCTATCACGCCGCTGGCCATGCCCCTGCTGGCAGGACCCGGCGCCATCACCACTTCCATGAGCTACTCCGCCGCCAAAGACCTGACCCATCTCGCCATTGTTATGGGCGTATACGCCATTATATGTTACATCACCTATCTGCTCTTCATCGCCGGCGAGCGTATTGTCCGGGTCATCGGCACCAACGTCATGATGGTGGTGACCAAAATGATGGGGCTCATCCTCGCGGTGATCGGCGTTCAAATGCTGGCCCTCGGCATCAAAGAACTGTTCAATCTGTAA
- a CDS encoding trimeric intracellular cation channel family protein → MSLTFIQGLELSGTFAFAVSGATAAINKSYDVIGLLALAFITAIGGGTIRDLLIGATPVAWMTDELSNTAIIVAAVIAALFFSYVKILQRWLNIFDAIGLGMFTITGINKGIAAGLPIPVCVALGVITGAFGGLLRDVITGEQPVLFTREIYAVASIAGGSLFVLAGFFTHLPADLIQSISVTVIVGIRLLSLRYNWQLPRIRQ, encoded by the coding sequence ATGTCATTGACCTTTATACAGGGGCTGGAACTATCCGGCACTTTTGCTTTTGCCGTCTCCGGCGCAACGGCAGCCATCAATAAATCCTATGATGTCATCGGCCTCCTGGCCCTGGCTTTCATTACCGCTATCGGCGGCGGTACCATCCGTGATCTGCTGATTGGTGCTACCCCGGTAGCCTGGATGACGGATGAACTCAGCAACACCGCCATCATTGTAGCAGCTGTTATTGCAGCCCTCTTCTTCTCCTACGTAAAAATACTCCAACGCTGGCTGAACATCTTTGATGCTATCGGCCTCGGCATGTTTACCATCACCGGTATCAACAAAGGTATCGCTGCGGGGCTGCCCATTCCCGTATGCGTGGCGCTCGGCGTTATTACCGGCGCTTTCGGCGGCCTGCTCCGCGATGTGATCACTGGCGAACAACCCGTGCTCTTCACCCGGGAAATATACGCGGTGGCTTCCATTGCCGGCGGCTCCCTATTTGTACTGGCCGGCTTCTTCACCCATCTGCCGGCAGATCTCATCCAGAGTATATCCGTTACCGTTATAGTAGGCATACGGTTGTTAAGCCTGCGTTACAACTGGCAGCTACCCCGCATCCGGCAGTAA
- a CDS encoding S9 family peptidase: MKKITLLVALLAVSCFTVFAQPGKKIKWSRDGRAILKAEPMGITAVPLSGAEPAVIVPSEKYTLRGAGKALEIRDFSFSADEKKLLLYTDAKKVWRYETRGNYWLLDLTTGKLQEIGKARAASSLMFAKLSPDGSKVAYVSDHNLYVEDLATGAAKALTTNGTRRFINGTFDWAYEEEFGCRDGFRWSPDGKSIAYWQIDATKIRDFLMINNTDSIYSFNVPVEYPVAGESPSACRIGVVDIATGNTRWMDVPGDQQQHYIPRMEWVPGKKQLIIQQLNRKQNQSKIMLCDATNGKVHTLYEEKDSAWIDVKSRWDDDNIAGWDFLRNGKEFIWVSEQDGWRHLYSISMETGKATLLTPGDYDVITISKIDEAGGQIWFTASPDNPVQEYLYRVPLTGGKATRITPADQPGSHEYSISPYSNWAVHSFSNACMYPVSENVELPAHKSSAEVAQALRQSVDGGKCLDYFEVQTADGISIGGWMRKPKNFDPNKKYPIVFYVYGEPAGATTRDVAGAGRNYLYDGDMAADGYIYASLDNRGTPLPKGRYWRKSIYRKVGVLNARDQAQAAQALMKKYAFIDPARTAVWGWSGGGSMTLNLMFQYPEIYKTGIAIAAVGNQLTYDNIYQERYMGLPEENREDFIKGSPVTYAQNLQGNLLYIHGTGDDNVHYQNAEMLLNELIRYNKQIQFMAYPNRTHSISEGDGTFTHLSTLYTKYLREHCEPGGK, translated from the coding sequence ATGAAGAAAATAACACTATTGGTCGCCTTGTTGGCGGTGAGTTGCTTCACCGTATTCGCACAACCAGGCAAAAAAATCAAATGGTCGCGCGATGGTCGGGCCATATTAAAGGCGGAGCCGATGGGCATTACCGCTGTTCCGCTATCCGGCGCCGAGCCTGCCGTGATCGTGCCTTCGGAAAAATATACGCTCCGCGGCGCCGGCAAAGCACTGGAAATCCGGGATTTCTCTTTCTCGGCAGATGAAAAAAAACTGCTGCTCTACACCGACGCAAAGAAAGTATGGCGCTATGAAACCCGCGGCAACTACTGGCTGCTGGACCTTACCACCGGTAAACTGCAGGAGATAGGCAAAGCGCGTGCCGCTTCTTCCCTCATGTTCGCCAAACTGTCGCCGGACGGCAGTAAAGTGGCTTACGTGAGCGACCACAACCTCTACGTGGAAGACTTGGCCACCGGCGCCGCCAAAGCACTGACCACCAACGGTACCCGCCGTTTTATCAACGGTACCTTTGACTGGGCCTATGAGGAAGAATTCGGCTGCCGCGACGGTTTCCGCTGGAGCCCCGATGGCAAAAGCATCGCGTACTGGCAGATAGACGCCACCAAAATCCGCGACTTCCTCATGATCAATAATACCGACTCCATCTATTCCTTCAACGTGCCGGTAGAATACCCGGTAGCAGGGGAGAGCCCTTCCGCCTGCCGCATCGGCGTGGTGGACATCGCCACCGGCAATACCCGCTGGATGGACGTCCCCGGTGATCAGCAACAGCACTACATCCCCCGCATGGAATGGGTGCCCGGGAAAAAACAACTGATTATCCAGCAGCTCAACCGTAAGCAGAACCAAAGTAAAATCATGCTCTGCGACGCTACTAACGGTAAAGTACACACGCTGTACGAAGAAAAAGACAGCGCCTGGATAGATGTAAAATCCCGCTGGGATGACGACAATATCGCCGGGTGGGATTTCCTTCGCAACGGTAAAGAGTTTATCTGGGTGAGCGAACAGGACGGATGGCGCCACCTGTACAGCATCTCCATGGAAACCGGCAAAGCCACCCTGCTGACGCCCGGCGACTATGACGTGATCACCATCTCCAAAATAGATGAAGCCGGCGGCCAGATCTGGTTCACCGCTTCGCCCGATAACCCGGTACAGGAGTACCTTTACAGGGTGCCGCTGACCGGCGGCAAAGCTACCCGCATCACACCGGCAGACCAGCCAGGGTCGCATGAGTACAGCATTTCCCCGTATAGCAACTGGGCCGTTCATTCTTTCAGCAATGCCTGCATGTACCCCGTGAGCGAAAACGTGGAGCTGCCGGCCCATAAAAGCAGCGCGGAAGTGGCACAGGCGCTCAGACAATCCGTTGACGGCGGAAAATGCCTCGACTATTTCGAAGTGCAAACGGCCGACGGGATCAGCATCGGCGGCTGGATGCGCAAGCCTAAAAACTTCGACCCCAACAAAAAGTACCCGATCGTATTTTATGTATATGGCGAACCTGCCGGCGCTACCACCCGCGATGTAGCCGGCGCCGGCCGTAACTACCTCTACGACGGCGACATGGCGGCAGACGGTTATATTTATGCTTCCCTCGACAACAGGGGCACACCGCTGCCCAAAGGCCGCTACTGGCGCAAAAGCATCTACCGCAAAGTAGGGGTGCTCAACGCCCGCGACCAGGCGCAGGCTGCACAGGCGCTCATGAAAAAGTATGCATTCATCGATCCCGCCCGTACCGCCGTATGGGGCTGGAGCGGCGGCGGCTCCATGACGCTCAACCTGATGTTCCAGTACCCGGAGATCTACAAAACAGGTATCGCCATTGCTGCCGTGGGCAATCAGCTGACCTACGACAATATCTATCAGGAACGTTACATGGGACTGCCGGAAGAAAACAGGGAAGATTTCATAAAAGGTTCCCCTGTGACCTATGCTCAAAATCTGCAGGGCAACCTGCTGTATATTCACGGGACCGGGGATGATAACGTGCATTACCAGAACGCAGAGATGCTGCTCAATGAACTGATCAGGTATAATAAACAAATCCAGTTTATGGCCTATCCCAACCGCACCCACAGCATTTCAGAAGGAGACGGTACTTTCACCCATCTGTCTACCCTGTATACTAAATACCTGCGGGAGCATTGCGAACCGGGAGGAAAATAA
- a CDS encoding VIT1/CCC1 transporter family protein: protein MTAPHKAIRSSGWKTDFLIGFPDGLFLLFFATQVMQTFPLEVQTFYNIQLCILLAGSLLVMYSAYQANKGDAQHDSALLSDDERRKLEHLDINDHTIAHIADEMQKDAAMWETTLQQEQVMETTFSRSRAIRSALFTAFFFLLGGILSVGPYLSNENFTAASQTSMLLVFLGLTVFSFIKARVTNQRPLPIVIRYWLMGAGVWCGAWVLHRVF from the coding sequence ATGACAGCACCACATAAGGCCATCCGCAGTTCCGGATGGAAAACCGACTTCCTGATCGGCTTTCCGGACGGATTATTCCTGTTGTTTTTTGCCACTCAGGTCATGCAGACCTTCCCGCTGGAAGTGCAGACCTTCTACAATATCCAGCTCTGCATCCTGCTGGCAGGCAGCCTGCTGGTGATGTACAGCGCTTACCAGGCCAATAAGGGCGATGCCCAGCATGACAGCGCCCTGCTCTCTGACGACGAACGCCGGAAGCTGGAACACCTCGACATTAACGACCATACCATCGCCCATATCGCCGATGAAATGCAGAAAGATGCCGCGATGTGGGAAACAACACTGCAACAGGAACAGGTAATGGAAACAACGTTTAGCCGTTCCCGTGCTATCCGCAGTGCGCTGTTCACCGCCTTCTTTTTCTTATTGGGAGGTATATTGTCGGTAGGTCCTTATTTATCGAATGAGAATTTTACAGCGGCTTCTCAAACCAGCATGCTGCTGGTCTTCCTGGGGTTGACCGTATTCAGTTTTATAAAAGCGAGAGTAACCAACCAGCGCCCATTACCCATTGTCATCCGGTATTGGCTGATGGGCGCCGGTGTATGGTGCGGGGCCTGGGTACTACATAGAGTATTTTGA
- the rocD gene encoding ornithine--oxo-acid transaminase — protein sequence MIPAFTISERTQHFLGLEEQYGAHNYHPLPVVLERGEGVFLWDVDGKRYYDFLSGYSAVNQGHCHPRIIASLIEQAQKLTLTSRAFHSDLLGEYTQYITGYFGYDKVLPMNTGVEAVETALKLCRHWAYMVKGIPENKAKIIVCANNFHGRTLNVISFSTDPVARNNFGPFMAGYEVIPYNDLAALEQALQDKTVAGFLVEPIQGEAGVVVPDDGYLSKARAYCQDANVLFIADEIQTGLARTGRMLACDHENVRPDILILGKALSGGVLPVSAVLADDEIMLTIKPGEHGSTYGGNPLACKVAITALEVLKDEKMTENAAAMGQLLRKGLQDLQSPYIKTVRGKGLLNAIVISHPDPEAAWDLCLTLKENGLLAKPTHGDKIRFAPPLIMNATQVSECVQIIRKSIEKAFS from the coding sequence ATGATACCAGCATTTACGATAAGCGAAAGAACGCAGCATTTTCTCGGATTGGAAGAACAGTATGGTGCTCACAACTATCATCCGTTACCGGTGGTGTTGGAGCGTGGCGAAGGTGTTTTTTTATGGGATGTAGATGGTAAACGTTATTACGATTTTCTTTCCGGATACTCCGCCGTTAACCAGGGGCACTGCCATCCCCGGATTATTGCGTCACTGATAGAACAGGCGCAGAAGCTCACGCTGACCTCCCGGGCATTTCACAGTGACCTGCTGGGAGAATACACGCAGTATATCACCGGTTATTTCGGTTACGATAAAGTATTGCCCATGAATACCGGCGTGGAAGCGGTGGAAACAGCGCTGAAGCTTTGCCGGCACTGGGCATATATGGTAAAAGGCATTCCGGAAAACAAGGCGAAGATCATTGTCTGCGCCAACAACTTCCACGGCCGTACCCTTAATGTTATATCCTTCAGCACCGACCCGGTGGCCCGGAATAATTTCGGACCGTTTATGGCGGGCTATGAAGTGATCCCCTATAACGATCTCGCTGCGCTGGAGCAGGCGTTGCAAGATAAGACCGTGGCAGGCTTCCTGGTAGAACCCATCCAGGGCGAAGCCGGCGTGGTAGTACCGGACGACGGCTACCTGTCTAAAGCGCGCGCCTACTGCCAGGATGCCAACGTACTGTTTATTGCAGATGAAATCCAGACAGGACTGGCCCGTACCGGCCGCATGCTGGCCTGCGACCACGAAAATGTGCGGCCCGACATCCTGATACTGGGCAAAGCCCTCTCCGGCGGTGTACTGCCGGTGAGCGCCGTTCTTGCCGACGACGAGATCATGCTGACCATCAAACCCGGAGAACACGGCTCTACCTACGGCGGCAACCCCCTGGCCTGTAAAGTGGCTATCACCGCGCTGGAGGTACTGAAGGACGAGAAAATGACGGAAAATGCAGCCGCTATGGGACAGCTGCTGCGCAAGGGACTGCAGGACCTGCAATCGCCTTATATCAAAACCGTGCGCGGAAAAGGCCTGCTGAATGCCATCGTGATCAGCCATCCAGATCCGGAAGCAGCCTGGGACCTCTGCCTGACTTTAAAAGAAAACGGACTGCTCGCCAAGCCCACTCATGGCGACAAGATCCGGTTCGCACCACCACTGATCATGAACGCCACCCAGGTTTCTGAGTGCGTACAGATCATCCGCAAAAGCATCGAAAAAGCGTTTAGCTAA
- a CDS encoding DUF4249 family protein, whose product MKYLFHIGCIFCVAALTGCIHELPVPPSSGKPRAVVYSELVAGKKVEMRVGKSKPVGPDINNFFEPVTNATAQLLSADSQLLEQLHYVKDTSSNMAFYRGNTRIESNKSYIIQVKVPDTKDVTAKTTIPLPIKVDLLDTVRTTLNGRPVLRFHFNVQPPPANARQFVVMEALKQLIQLDTIFIYRNVRYRVRNNRELYEQVKNNPDIKTYKDTVYLNSYLRIPVYTQDEDADNNQVGGLNENYNSILFTQRANKPLNTRLYINATALTAGSIEVEVPIGRVLVFVKSVTPEYYAFLLTYEKVRRNPGLNSLIQAIQIRSNAFGGLGVVGGCSQVAYYLYYDEL is encoded by the coding sequence ATGAAGTATTTGTTTCATATAGGATGTATTTTCTGCGTGGCTGCATTGACAGGATGTATACACGAGCTCCCGGTGCCTCCTTCCAGCGGTAAACCCAGGGCAGTCGTATACAGTGAACTGGTTGCCGGCAAAAAGGTGGAGATGCGGGTAGGCAAAAGCAAACCGGTAGGTCCGGACATCAACAACTTCTTTGAACCGGTGACCAATGCGACGGCGCAGCTGCTGAGCGCCGACAGCCAGCTGCTGGAACAGCTGCATTACGTGAAAGACACTTCTTCCAATATGGCCTTCTATAGAGGCAATACCCGGATCGAGTCCAACAAAAGCTATATTATACAGGTGAAAGTGCCTGATACCAAGGACGTGACGGCCAAAACCACCATTCCGCTTCCCATTAAAGTAGACCTGCTGGACACGGTGCGCACCACGCTGAACGGGCGGCCGGTATTGCGGTTTCACTTCAATGTTCAACCACCGCCTGCCAACGCGCGGCAGTTTGTGGTGATGGAAGCGCTGAAACAACTGATACAACTGGATACTATCTTCATCTACCGGAACGTGCGCTACCGGGTGCGAAATAACCGCGAGTTGTATGAGCAGGTAAAAAACAACCCCGACATCAAAACGTATAAAGACACGGTGTACCTCAACAGCTATCTGCGTATTCCGGTGTACACGCAGGATGAGGATGCCGACAACAACCAGGTAGGGGGACTGAATGAAAACTACAACAGTATTCTTTTCACGCAGCGTGCCAACAAACCGCTGAACACCCGGTTGTATATCAACGCCACCGCGCTGACCGCCGGCAGCATCGAAGTAGAAGTACCTATCGGCCGCGTGCTGGTGTTTGTGAAATCTGTCACGCCGGAATACTATGCTTTCCTGCTTACCTATGAAAAGGTGCGGCGTAACCCCGGCCTGAACAGCCTGATACAGGCCATCCAGATACGCAGTAACGCTTTCGGCGGGCTGGGCGTGGTAGGCGGCTGCAGTCAGGTTGCATACTACCTGTATTACGACGAATTATAA